The region GGCTGCCCAGGTCTTCTGTGACATCACAACACCAGAGCCAATGGCAGCCACAACCCTTCTATCTGTACAGCATCACTATGAGATCTAGGCAGATCAACCACTCACAGCTCTTTGAGGAAGGAAAAGATCAAAAATGTGATCAGACAGCAGGAGAGAAACAGAAGTGCCTTTCCATTGTCAGTGAGAATTCAGCAAGCCCCTGGCTTTCCAGACACAAGGGTGTGGCTACCAAACTGAGTTCAGTCTCAGCATTGGAAGCACTAGGACTCAGGCACAGAGAACCACACTTAGAGCCCACTGCTGGTAACGGGGGTTATCAGGCCTCCTCACACTTACAGGTTCTTGTTCATCCTTTTGCAGACAGCTATGGCTTCTTGGGCGCAGGCACAACCAGGATCCAGCATATGCTGCTGCTGCGAGTGGCGGGAAGAGAAGAATATGTGTTACTATTTATGGTCCATTATGTACATACTTATCCTAACCCCTTAGGACCATAGCATATAAAAACGTTAAAAACTAGGCTAACCAGATTATACGCTGAAAATTCAATAACTGGTAATGCTTGGCAAGAGCTGAGCTTGCTAGACTGAAAAGCAAAAGGAAAAATGGCAAGACAGCTTGTTAAAAATAGTCTTGTAATCTCTAACATTAGTATAAAGCTCAATGCAGTCTTTCAGTTATTCTTTTGACTGTCTTTATTGTTCTTAAGGCAACTCAGGCAACCATGAAAATAGGATccaaatctttaaaaaaatcaaagaaaatcAAAGAAAAACCCAGTTATTGGATTTTAAGATAATAAAGTTTCAGCTTTCAAAATCCAGGATTTCTATGTTTGCATCCAAGTGCCACAATGTACTTTTGGGTCTCCCCAGGAGTGTCCATTCTCCCCTCATGCATAGTGCTGGGGCAGCCTCAAACAATCATTTACATTTTAATTATATTCAtttcatttttatcctgtccttcctccaCAGAATTCATGCCCTGCCCTTGTggctcacaacaaccttgcaaggtagTCTGAGCTGTGAGAGAATGATTGGCTGAAAACCACCCAACAAATCCTTGGAGCTGGGATTACTAGCAAGTCAGCCCTATCATATCCCAAAGTGCTCATTCTCCTATAGTTGTGCACAGGCCTCGTTTTgggaaggagctcacaggagtagcgCTCCGGAACCtcttaattttattgtgctctttctttcttaactctccccccccccaatactttgtTCAAGCCctgcgagaattttgctgaactctgagatttgaaaaactttctaatattttccccacaaaaaatgggaaaataattaaaacataaaacagatggaaatcttcctcatgccactgtgaccgcataggagaaagtaatttacaaagtatgatgggagtaaggttttattatgacaaccctacttcaagaagcattttaaggtagaagctgagctgatataatttagtacaccttccggtgatgtcaggggtgtgtggcatatgcaaatgagttgtgttaatgagctctggcacttctttttctacaaaatgaccctggttGTGCAAAACATCAAAGCCTTGGGAGCCCATATGTTCTAGTCATTGCAAGAAGTTGAAGGGAATTTTGCTTGAgaatccacacacacaaacacaccattcATTTCTGCTCCCTGCTCCTGCAGACCCAGCCGTGGGAACCGGCTCCCCAGCCAAAACCTCAGGCCCCGAGCTTTCTTAGGCTTCCTTCCCCACTAGGTGAGGCTTCCGGAGTTTATCGCAGAGGCGGCCGCCTTCCCAGGCAGATATATCTCCAAGCATTCTGTGTGCTCCTGGCACTTCCAGCTAGCCCCAAACACATTTCCTCCCATTGTtggtgggggaaaaaacccactcTGCTTTCATGCAGAACAAAAGACAGAGAGCAGATGAGTGCTACATGGCTCTCCAGAAGCACTGAAATACATACAAATACATGATCCCACCGGAGGGAGTAGAGAGAGGGAGCAACCCATCCCCAGCAAGGAAGGAAGAGTGGTGTGTGTTTGTACAAGGCTTTATAGCTCTAAGCGACTTTTGTTTTGCTCTGAATTGCACTGACTGATAAGGTGAAGCTGACTGGTGGATGGGACTGACTTTTGAACACAGAGAGTGCCAGGTGGCCTTTTGGATCTCCTCCAGTTCTGTGATTATTCGGGTGGATACAGGCTGGTATGCTGAGAGCACAGGAACTATGCTGAGTATTGTCCACAGTCTCGTTCCACAAGGGCACAAACTGGCACTGCCCACAGAGCTTTGGAATTCTAAGAAGCTCTGtgttctgttttttcttttttataatcAGGTTTCTAGTCCTTTGTGAATTACTCCTGCTATTCATTTTGCTTGCCTTGGGATACTGAAAAGTGAAAAAGTAAGAACCATTCGCATTTATGCAGCGCTCAAGTGTTCAAAGAGCTTCACTGATCCATAcatctggaggatgcttccgttcttgacccccatcagtctggctttcgtccgggtcacgggacagagacagtgctggtcgctctgatggatAATTTCCAGCGGCAtttggatcgaggcagctcggcagAGCTGGTGTTGTTAGACCtctcggcagcgttcgatacggtcgaccatcagctgctgacttgctgtctcgccaacgcggggattcaggggttggccctacaatggctctcctcgttccttgatggtcggggacaaagggtggcgattgggggtgagctgtcccagaggcactcgcttgattgtggggtgcctcagggggcagttctttccccaatgttatttaacatctacatgtgcccccttgcccagattgcccagaggtatgggctgggttgccaccagtacgctgatgacatccagctctatctattcatggacggccagcctgactgtgtcccagaaaacctggacctggcattacaagccgtggctagatagctcaggctgagtaggttgaaactaaatccagcgaagacagaggtcctttgcttgggtcgccatgGTCTGGGAAgtgaaattcccctaccagctcttgacggtgtgccactgacaatggcgcacagggttaggagcttgggggtactacttgagcctgccttaaccatggaggcccaggtagcagccactgctaagtccacattttttcatcttaagcaggcgaggcagttggctcctttcctggagcaggaccatctggcaacagtgatccatgcaacggtcacctcaaggttggattactgtaatgccctctacatgggactgcccctgtgccgaacctggaagttgcagcgagtgcagaacgccgctgctcggctgttattagggctccctagacgggagcacattcagccgggccttcggggactgcactgactgccaataatataccgagtctggtacaaggtgctggttattacctttaaagccctatatggcctaggacctgcctaccttagggaccatcttttcccatatgccccccagagagtgctgcgatctggctctcgaaatctgcttgtaatccccgggccaaaggaggcccggttgaagtcaactagggacagggccttctcaatcacagccccttgctggtggaaccagttaccggaagaggtcagggccctgcgggacattggacagttccgcagggcctgtaagacactcctcttccggttggcttataactgaccggcactgaAATACTCTGAAGGAAGtctataagatagcacactgacattgactgacgtattgatatattagttgttttaattatgtaaattattgtattttaattctgaattttattgttagaacttttgtgctgtgagccgccctgagcccgcctcggtggggtagggcgggatataaatcaaatcaaataaataaataaaatacaataaacctGTTAAGGCCAGTATTATTTATCCCTTTATTGATgacaggaagaactgaggctgagaaAGAATCGTTTGCCTAAAGTCTTTTGGGGCAGAGGCAAAATCCAGTCTGAAGGATTTCTTTGTTCATGTTCATATATGAACAATATATTGGCACAATGTGGCCAACACAAGCCAGCAGTCCCTATGTTTTTCAACAGGTTCTTTCTTTGTCCTCCGCCCTCACTGGCTTGCAATCAATAGGACTGCCGTATTTTATCACTTGCCCTGCTGCTTTTCCTTTAacacgtgtgtgtatgtgtttgtgacTTCATTTccatgccagaaaaaaaaaactgctggCAGCTTCATTTCTGCAAGTCTAGCTGCAATTAAAGGCACAGGAGCAAGAGCGGTTCAAAAggtgaccacccccaacaagccAAACAGCTCAGAATCTATTGATGTTCAAGGTCATTCCACCCAAGCTGAAAAAATATGCTCCCCATATCATCTTCCTATACAACACTTCATTCCATCCAAGGTAGACTTAGTAAAAATCCCAGCCCAGTTAGGGACTGGCTGGAAGTCCGTTCTGTATAACAGTAGCCATAGCAGCCGACCTCTGCAAAGGATTATAACGGGCCACATGGTTTAATAGCGCGCCAGACTTGACAAACGCCTGTCTTGTAAAAATGGGCTACAAATAGATGTTGCATTCTGACAGAAGATGCCAGCAACAGAACATTAATAAGCAGTACAGCTTTCATGAGGGAAGTGCAAGGTCAGTTCAGATCTCACATAGTGCCAATTTTATGTTGTTTGAGCAACTTGTGATCATGAGAAATGATTCAGACAACACCCCCACAGACAGTAATGTCCAGGCTGGAGGCGGGGAATAGCCACTAATCAGTCAGTCATGGCCATCTTCCTCTCTACCATCAGTCTAACTGTGTAAATGAGGCTCAAAGTTGCACATGCATTTAATTCTATGCCTTCGCCAGCTGTCAAGTTCTCTGCTGCCACTAGAGGGCAGAAATGCACTTCTAGTACCCTGTGGGAGGGTCACAGAGGGGGACAACGTGTTCAGATGGCAAGCGTCTGAGCTCCATTTACAAACAAGGGAATGCACCAGGCGCTGGCCAGTCTCAGCCCTACCAGTGAGCTTGACTTCCTGCAGCTAATTGGTTTAGAGGCCTGTGAGCTTCCAAGCAAGAGCTCCAGCCGAGGCTGAGTATCAGTAGAGGGACCTGCTACAATCTGGAGCGTTACACGAGCTCACGGTACCCTCAAGCTGCCACCCCAGATCCAAGCCACATTGTAGGTGGGACAGGACCCCCACTTAGGTTTACCTCTTTAGGACCCCTGGGGTTGTCAGGGCAAGCTGGTGCTTTTGCCACTATGTggaaagaaatacaaaaatatgaTGCAttcagcagggccggccctgccactaggcaattgcctagagtgctggccttctggAAACACCCATGTGaatcagtgacgttatcagtgggggggggggggggtttgcagaagttagccttgcctagggtgccagatagtctagagcAGGCCCTGGCATTGAGTTCTGTAGACCCTCACTGCAAGAGGAAGTGGAAGGGAGGAGGTGAAAAACAGACAAAAGCAGCTTCTTGTTATATCTGGTTGCTTATATCTTCTGCCTGCCTTGGCAGACCTTTTGTATCTTTAAGAGGAGGCAGAAATTCAACATGTAAAAGTATTGTTCATTTCTGCAGCTCCATGTTGGAAGCTGTACCAGTGGAATTTCAGCCACAATCCTCCTTCTGAAAGCCATTTGCTTTGGTTTCCCCCTCTTCTATTGGATGCACCATAAAGAGACTCAGAATTCCAGATCTTTCTCATCTTCAAGGCAGAACACAAGAACTGGGAGTTGGGGAGAGTTCCGGGCAAGATCACATGCTGAAGGGAAGGGTTATGGCCTGCCTTTCAAAGAACAGAGGCCCTGGAGTCATGGAGACGCTCCACTCTGAAAGGTGGGGCTGCACATTAAGCAGCCAGCCAGAATGAGAGGAAGTGGCTGGCTCCAGGGTGGAAGCAGGGAAACCAGCCAAGAAGCATGGGCAGCTCAGGGTGGGATGTGGGCTCAGAGGCAGAGTACAAAATGCATCTGTCCTTCGTGATGTGGCATAGTGGATCAGAGAATGAGCTGTGATCTGTTCAGATCTCTCCTCTGCCACAAATTCACTCTATGGCCACTCTCTGTCAGTCTCAGACACCCCTCCACAACATGGTGATAACAGCATCAGCCTACCTTACAGGACAATTATAAAGATAGCATTGAAAGCGCCACAGAAAtgcttttaattttaattttagatttatatcccaccttttcccacaagtgggttcagggtggctaacaacacacGTATTATTCATTACAGAAGATGAGAAGATAAAAGATGGGAGGAATAAAATTGGTTATGTAATACATTTTATTGCCCTGCTTATGAACAGAAACTTCCAGGTGTcacagaattcttcatcagggAGAATGAAAAAAAGTTCTTGTGTGCCTTTGATATATGTACACTAGTATCAAACCATGCCTAATGACAAACTTATTTTGTATGTTGCCTCCTCTCTAACGCAGGAACCCCTTGGATATTCACTGTGGAAAGAATCCATGGCAGGGTTCAGTTGACTTAGTATGCCCCAAAGTATGTGCAGAGTAACTTTTCATCACTGTTAAGTAACTGCAATACATGTGCACTTCTGGGGTCAGAGGGGTTTCAGCTTCAAAAGGACAGGTTCCAGGCAGGGCTGATCCTCAGCTCCCCATACTTGGGATATTATTTTAGTTCACAGCCTTGCTTATCAGGCTTCTGGCAGAGAAGGCTGATGGTTCTGAATCTGGGTGCACAGAAGGCATGCAGGCCCAAAGATAGACACGGCACAGGCACTTCAAGGATAAGATTAAGGAAATATGTAACCTTCTCCTCTTCTAGCTTTTCCAGGACAGGGAATGCATCTGAGAGAGTTACATTCAATTCTAGCTTCTAAACCCTTAAGGGAAAGAAAATTACTTTAAATAAAATCAAAAGCTTGAAAAGGGAGATTCTTGTGATGCTGAATTCTGATCCAAACAACAGAATTGCTAGTTTTTCAGCACTGGTGCAGAATTTCAGGATGCACACAGCTCAGTGTGCCTCTGAACGGAAAGGTCAGAAGGACTGGACAGCTATCTAAAAAGACTGACGTCTCAGAGCCTCTCTTACAAGTTAACCAACGCAAGCAGAGACAGACCCATTATCCTGCCTGAAACAAAATCAAGTCTTCCAGTACGAGGCTGGCTCATAAGAGTCCCACAATAATATCTAACGTGCATATAGTACATTCTGCATTGAAAATGCTCTGCATACATTACCACAGTCAGCCTGACAACTACCCAGTAACATAGGCCTGTGCTGTTACCCCCACACTGCAGATGGAAAAACAAGAGAGATGGGCTTGCCTAAGCTCACAAAGGAAGTTTGTGGCAGAGGCAATATTTGCACCAGGGACTTTCCACATAATAGCTCATAATAACACATAATAACGACATGTTCCAGTTGTGTGGAATGGcattgaaatttttttttaaaggtaaaggtggtcccctgtgcaagcatcagtcatttccgactctggggtgacatcgcatcacgacgttttcatggcagactttttctggGGTGATTTGcaatcgccttccccagtcatctacactccccccccccccagcaaggtgaAAAATAAAGGACAGCCTAAATAAGCTCAGAATGATGCCATGGGAAGGAGCGACTCCTGCCTCCCCTCACGCCATTTCCCAAACATTTTAAGGGTTGCTAGCCCCCATGTCCTGGCAGGTGTTCCCCCACTTTTGGGAACTTTGAGAGTGAAATCCCACTCCCAAAGAGTGATGTTGTCACACAATGTCCCTAAAGTGGTGACATAACTTTCAGGTGACAATGTCCCTAATACGGTGACGTCGccccatagaattttgcccccaaaccagagtatTGTTACTGATTGATGATATCAcgtccgggtgatgtcatcacatgtgCGACATCCCGCCCACCCCCCGAATGTCCCCCAAATACCCCAGACACAATGAAGAGGGGACCAGGCAACCTTCAGTATCGGGAGCAGCAAAGACAAGGACTCCCCCACCCAAGTGCCATTCCCATGCTGTAAAATGGCTCAGGGGGCAGCGGCAGACAGAAGCACTTCCTCCTCCATAGGGCGCATTCTGAGCCCTCTTGACCTcgcctttcttttaaaaacagccaTTCCCTGCAAGTGTGATGTGGCAGCAGGGAACCCAAGCTGGGTCTGGGGAACCCATCCCAAACTCATTGAAGCTCTGACTGTGTACTGCTCTCCCAGCTTTGAGCCAGAAGATAACCTCTGATCCCACCCCACAACCTTGTGCCAACAGTCTCCAGGGCCAGCGTGCTTCTTTCCTCCCCCAAGAGCTCACTAATGCTTTCCCTGGTGTGTAAGAGGCTATCCCTGCACCCCCCAGAGCAAGCAGGAGAGTAGGAGGGATTTGGTGCTTCTCAATCTCAGGAGCGCAGGGTCTACTCAGAATCTGCAGAAGCAAGCCAGGACAACCCTGGCCTAGAGCCTTAGAAACAGCTGAAGTATTGTTATTTCTTATTCCAAAGAGACCGTCAGCCAAACGGAACTGGGTGTTTGTTGTTTGCTCCGTTAAACAAAatgcccctccctctcccattcaCCTACAGAGTGGGGAGGAAACTGCTATCGGGAAAACCCCATGACAGGGAAGAACACCAACAGCATAGAAAAACGGCACGATGTGGGAGCAGCTAAATCAATCAAAACAGGCCGTGCCCTCCCCGCCTCGGGGCCAGCATAGCCCACCCATGAGTTTctgtccccctcccaccccctccctgaAAGCCACCCAGTTTGCATACCTTCCGGTGCCCAGCAAAGAGCAGACCGAACTGGTGAATGGAGCTCCCGTTCCCTGTGAGCTCTTTCTTGAGCGTCTTGGGGGATGGCATTGTCCAGCCGGCGGTGGGGCTCTGCCCCTCGGCATAATTCAGGCTGGTGTCGGAGCTGAAGCAGTGGCCGCCCCAGGACTCGTGGAGGAGGCTGCCTTCACTGTGGGTGCGTCGCCTCAGGGAGTTCTGGACACTGAGGCGGCAGGCTGTCTCACACTGCAAAGTGTCGATCATGCTGGAGCGCTTCATGTCGCCCCTGCACAAGTAGGCCTCATCGTTTTCCTCTTCttcgtcttcctcctcttctccatcttcctcttcttcctcctcctgatcCTCTGGGCTTTCAAGCTCCAGAGTGGCGATGCCTGCCGTACCCTGGCTGAAGGTGCTGTCCAGTTGCAGCTTGGGGATTGTGAAGGCCACAGGACAACTGCAGggccctgcctcctcctcctcctcctggcgtTCCACAGGGCTCGTCTCCTTGTCCTTTTCCGTAGGGGCATCGGGAACCTCCTTCACAGTCTCCTCCGGCATCCCCTCTGCCAGGTCCCCTTTCAAAGGGTGGGCAATAGGGCTGCTTACATCTTCCCCCACAGAGGGCATGGCCCCTGGTTTCTCTGTCTCaggctcaaacatctgatggaggagaaaaggggaaagagtGAAGCACAGGCAGTAAACATATTCCAGCATTTCAAGGAAGGGGAGACAATAGAAGGCTGGGTTAATGCCTTAAAGCACAAAACTGGCGCTGGGTCCCACATCTGTGTGAAATGGATCCACTTGTCTCTACAATTCAAAATCCTGTTTAATCCCTCCTGCAAAAGAATCATGAGAAATGTAGCTCGGGGAAGGGGCAGAGAGATGTAGTGACCGTGAAGTAGGTTCAAATCATTCACAAAGGTTTCCCAGGCGAGCAGCCATTCTCCTTCAGCTtaccccacctcacaggtttgttacgaggacaggcagggcttttttttttagcaggaacacagttccagctgacttggcattgagggtgtggcctaatatgcaaattaattcctgatgggcttttcctaccaaaaaagccctgaagacagGCAGCATGTAATGAcagcctgagctccttggaagaaagagGGGGTAATAGTTTGATATTTAAAATCACCCTCCTACGTTCATTTATAAAACTAACGGTCCCCAGCGGGGTTTCCCATCTGGAAGCCACGATGGTTAAGCAGGACTAAAACCTTGTCTGTGTTGCCAcaaaatgggggaggagggagagactcGGGCCAACCAGAAAACGCTGTCAGGTTCTGAGTCAAGAGTCCTCCTGcagtggaggcagctgtttccGAGTCAGTGCTCCCTACAGACCCAAAGATGATGCCTCCTGGGCTCTTCTGAAACCACCTCCTGGGCCCAGTGAGGTGGAAGAAAGCTAGAATTGAATGGGTGTTTTTGCTGGAGTAAGAAACAGGCATCAGAAAACACCATCTGCAGTCACTGTGATTCCTATGGGCACTGCAACGGGGATCACCACCTGCGTGAAAGGCAAACTAATGTCAGATTCATTGACCAGCCCGGACCTGGGGAGACAGGGGGAACTAATCACACCTAACCCAGAGAGTCTGCTCcacttaaagctgtgagctcatGGGTGAACCAAAACTGGCTTTCCATCAGCATCCCAGAACAGCCACTGCCCTCaaacacctcctgtggctgtaGGAAGGGAAGCCGTCTCCCGCACTCCTGGCACCTGCCGACTGCTTCCTTAACAGGAAGGCAAAGCAGCCCCCCGAGGAAAATGACATCTCTGGTTCCAATAGCAGCTTCTGGAAAAACAGAAGATGCCATTGGCTGTGGTTCAGCTACAGAGAAATCCTTTTGACGCTGCACCACTTAGTGAAATTAGCCTTGCAGACTTTGGGGGCCCATTTTGCCACCACAGTGACTGCCCAGGCTGTTGTCACCAGGCTGCGCCATAGAAAGTTCTCTCCAATCCATCAGAAGATGAAATGGCCCTTAGTCCCCTGGTGATTTACTCCCAAGAGAGTGTCGGTAGCAGGACTGCAGTTGGAGAAACACTCTTAACTTCCAGACTTTTTGCGCAGGGCTTCGGCAATCGCTTGCATCCATCGAATTGGCTATCAAACATAATTCTAAAGGCAGCATAACGCAATCTGCTTGGCTCTTTCTATGATTCCCTGATCCCATCCAGAGGGGAAGGTAAGAGGTTCTAggacaggggcagccaaacttgcttaatgtaagagccacatagaacaaacaccagatgtctgagagccgcaagacaaggagggagagagggaggaaagcaaatagatgggtgagggagggagaggtagaaagaaaacatatttaacttgaaatgcattctccaagctgtcagctggcttggcgaagtgatttaaagacagaaatgccttttccaaattggccaatggggtggtgggggcttcgagagccacacgataactgtaaaagagtcacatgtggctcccgagccgcagtttggccacccctgttctaggaggAAGGGCTTCATTCTGGCAGCCTCTTCCATAGAAAAGAACAAACCAATAGAGAAGTCAGATGGTACTGAACTCTTTGGCCAGAATCTCAATCTCTGGGGGCTACAAACCCCACCCACGAAGGCCTGGTGTGCACAAACCTCAGGAGAGTGTAAAAGGGAGCCCCTGCAGAACTCTGTGGCTTTGTTGATTTGCTTGGTAATTTTGTGCAACGAACTGGTTGAAGGTGAAACTACCCCTCAAGACTTTGCTTATGGGCTATAATCATTCTTGGGAAAGGCTGTAGAGACTCATCCACGAACTGCCCTCAAGACGCATCCCTGTGCTGACGACAACCCACATTAGataaaggctgcacaggaaatgaGCAAGCTCTTTTAAGATGGGAAACTTTTTCGGATTAAATTAAACCCTGCACAAATTCAATCAAAGGACCTGACGCGAGCGAGATATGAACTAAAAAGCTCCTGGATGCTCACGGCACTGAAACGCCAGCCCTGCAGCTCATCTGGGCTCTGCTTTGAAGCTGGATATGAACACAACAAACAGGAACCTTAGCTGTTGTTTTGGGGGTtgtggttgccagcctctaggtggtggctggagatctcctaccactacaactgatccccaggtgagaaagatcagttcatctggagaaaatggctgctttgaaggcggGCTCTATGGCATACCCttttgaagtctctcccctccctaaactcctccctcctcaggctgcaccaccaagatctccag is a window of Heteronotia binoei isolate CCM8104 ecotype False Entrance Well chromosome 12, APGP_CSIRO_Hbin_v1, whole genome shotgun sequence DNA encoding:
- the RGS3 gene encoding regulator of G-protein signaling 3 isoform X4 — translated: MFEPETEKPGAMPSVGEDVSSPIAHPLKGDLAEGMPEETVKEVPDAPTEKDKETSPVERQEEEEEAGPCSCPVAFTIPKLQLDSTFSQGTAGIATLELESPEDQEEEEEEDGEEEEDEEEENDEAYLCRGDMKRSSMIDTLQCETACRLSVQNSLRRRTHSEGSLLHESWGGHCFSSDTSLNYAEGQSPTAGWTMPSPKTLKKELTGNGSSIHQFGLLFAGHRKQQHMLDPGCACAQEAIAVCKRMNKNLAKDMKNRLGIFRRRNESPGGHPPSKLDKVSKSLRPTVEEALKWGESLEKLLQHKYGLAAFRAFLRTEFSEENLEFWLSCEDYKKIKSQSKMTSKAKKIFAEYIAIQSCKEVNLDSYTREHTKENMQNISRSCFDLAQRRIYGLMEKDSYPRFLRSELYLDLINQKKPSPVL